The stretch of DNA GCTTTGTTTTGGAAAATGCATGATTAGGTGAAGGAAACCAAGATTTTCAATGAAGCAGTACATCTAATCTATGATTGATGAATCGCTTGATTATTTATTGATGTATgaagtaaatgagtttgctatcatcATTCTGAAagggcgatagcggaaacagactaaggacctatgtgttatcggtgcaAGCAAATACGTTCCGTATTaaaaaaaggcatagatttaTGTTCACGGagctgatttggctaattgcgcatggcgcaaagaaaattttatttatctatttCTACTCACTttttaatggcaaataatcACTTCTTGACAACAATATCTCTGGTAGGTATGGCAAATAAGATAAAGGATGCtctattctatctattaaaccTAGAACCCGTTATACCCCGTTGTCGTGCTTTCTTGGCAAAAAATGACTCAAAATGCcttgtggccaccagactattGTCGTTTCGTATTCATCAACGCCGGCGTGATTAACTGCCATTGGAACCTAATACGAATATTGGCTGCTGACATCTAGCTTATATGATAGATGTAGTCATTGGTTTTGAAGCAAGATAATACTAAAACATCAAATGCAATAGTGCTTTAGTTGTGTGTATCCATAATTGTGTGTCATGTTACAAATGTTTTATTGTTGTGACTTATCTGAACTCACTAGATTATTATCATTTGTGGGTGAGAGATAGTTAAGAGTAAATATGTCATGTAAATTTTTGTGGTTTTAATTGATTCTTTGTTCATTTAGAAACTTTGAGTAATTATGATGTAATACCTTTTCTGTGAGTTCTCCTGTGTTATTGCATAACATTCTTTCCTTTCTCCTTATTATGCTTGTACTGCATGGGTTGAGTGAATGCATTCATTGTACTAATTCTGATGGTAGGTATTGTACTAGTACTGATGGTAGGTATTGTACTAGTACTGATGGTAGGTATTGTACTAGTACTGATGGTAGGTATTGTACTAGTACTGATGGTAGGTGTTGTACTAGTACTGATGGTAGGTATTGTACTAGTACTGATAGTAGGTATTGTACTAATACTGATGGTAGGTATTGTACTAGTACTGATGGTAGGTATTGTACTAGTACTGATGGTAGGTATTGTACTAGTActgatggtagctattgtactAGTGCTGATGGTAGGTATTGTACTAGTACTGATGGTAGGTATTGTACTAATACTGATGGTAGGTATTGTACTAGTACTGATGGTAGGTATTGTACTAGTACTGATGGTAGGTATTGTACTAATACTGATGGTAGATATTGTACTAGTACTGATGATAGGTATGGTACTAATACTGATGGTAGATATTGTACTAATACTGATGGTAGGTATTGTACTAGTACTGATGGTAGGTATTGTACTTGTACTGATGGTAGGTATTGTACTAGTACTGATGGTAGGTATTGTACTAGTACTGATGGTTGGTATTGTACTAGTACTGATGGTAGGTATTGTACTAGTACTGATGGTAGGTATTGTACTAGTACTGATGGTAGGTATTGTACTAATACTGATGGTAGATATTGTACTAGTACTGATGATAGGTATGGTACTAATACTGATGGTAGATATTGTACTAATACTGATGGTAGGTATTGTACTAGTACTGATGGTAGGTATTGTACTTGTACTGATGGTAGGTATTGTACTAGTACTGATGGTAGGTATTGTACTAGTACTGATGGTAGGTATTGTACTAGTACTGATGGTAGGTATTGTACTAGTACTGATGGTAGATATTTTACTATCAGTAAACATTGTACTAGTACTGATGGTAG from Watersipora subatra chromosome 2, tzWatSuba1.1, whole genome shotgun sequence encodes:
- the LOC137387937 gene encoding platelet glycoprotein Ib alpha chain-like — its product is MPIIADSPSSHEYTVVTITVKVEFNNQDIAIVALNEHLRTHEVDNRVKFIKHRGNSVSFTKALTEKGEQQEKVQYTKSSSSTAGLSISPSIISKAFLHDLTAFISTISTISISTIPIISTSTISTISISTIPTISTSTIPTISTSTIPTISISTIPTISTSTIPTISTSTIATISTSTIPTISTSTIPTISTSTIPTISISTIPTISTSTIPTISTSTTPTISTSTIPTISTSTIPTISTSTIPTISTSTIPTIRISTMNAFTQPMQYKHNKEKGKNVMQ